A section of the Longimicrobium sp. genome encodes:
- a CDS encoding DUF4337 domain-containing protein, which yields MEATDAAELIQEIQEERAEEKAAERFRNAAALLIAIMAMLLAVGSLGGGNATDDMIYGNIKASDTWAFYQAKNVRQTEYRLAADRLQLELADPTISAEARRAAQEQLAKYRETIARYDDEPDPAAPADSMRGEGKKQLSAQARSYERIREQASERDNNFDYSEVFLQLAIVLGSVAILASSRAVLTLSIVLGTIGTVLMINGYALLFPLPV from the coding sequence ATGGAAGCGACCGACGCAGCAGAACTGATCCAGGAGATCCAGGAGGAGCGCGCCGAGGAGAAGGCCGCCGAGCGGTTCCGCAACGCGGCGGCGCTGCTGATCGCCATCATGGCCATGCTGCTGGCCGTCGGCAGCCTGGGCGGCGGAAACGCCACCGACGACATGATCTACGGCAACATCAAGGCGAGCGACACCTGGGCGTTCTACCAGGCCAAGAACGTCCGCCAGACCGAGTACCGCCTGGCCGCCGACCGGCTGCAGCTGGAGCTGGCCGACCCCACGATCTCCGCCGAGGCGCGCCGCGCGGCCCAGGAGCAGCTGGCGAAGTACCGCGAGACGATCGCGCGCTACGACGACGAGCCGGATCCGGCCGCGCCGGCGGACTCGATGCGGGGCGAGGGGAAGAAGCAGCTGTCCGCGCAGGCGCGCAGCTACGAGCGCATCCGCGAGCAGGCGTCGGAGCGCGACAACAACTTCGACTACTCCGAGGTGTTCCTGCAGCTCGCGATCGTGCTCGGCTCCGTCGCCATCCTCGCCAGCTCGCGCGCGGTGCTGACGCTCTCCATCGTGCTCGGCACCATCGGCACGGTGCTGATGATCAACGGGTACGCGCTGCTGTTTCCGCTCCCGGTGTGA
- a CDS encoding P1 family peptidase, producing the protein MRSALPLLAALMTASLLTGPTPADAQARPRAREAGVVVGILPPGPLNAITDVAGVRVGQVTRHEGDSVHTGVTAVLAHEGDPFRERVPAAIHVGNGFGKLLGVTQVRELGELETPVLLTCTLCVWKAADAMVGWLLARPGMGDVRSINPVVGETNDGGLNDIRARPITQADVVRALETASPGPVEEGSVGAGAGTIAFGWKGGIGTSSRRLPANLGGWTVGVLVQSNFGGVLAINGAPVGRELGRFMLQRELAAPQQGPGDRGDGSIMIVVATDAPLDARNLDRLASRALTGLARTGSGMTNGSGDYVIAFSTNPQVRRRAGTSPATIQDLPNDAMSPLFQAVAEATEEAIYNSLFKATTVRGRGMTVDALPIDRTLEVLRRYGALNQDRTLPPGRTQPRP; encoded by the coding sequence GTGAGATCCGCGCTCCCCCTGCTCGCCGCGCTGATGACCGCATCGCTCCTGACCGGGCCCACACCCGCGGACGCCCAGGCGCGGCCCCGCGCGCGCGAGGCGGGCGTGGTCGTGGGCATCCTGCCGCCGGGGCCGCTGAACGCCATCACCGACGTTGCCGGCGTGCGCGTGGGGCAGGTCACGCGGCACGAGGGCGATTCGGTCCACACCGGCGTCACCGCCGTCCTGGCGCACGAGGGCGACCCGTTCCGCGAGCGCGTGCCCGCCGCCATCCACGTGGGGAACGGCTTCGGCAAGCTCCTCGGCGTCACCCAGGTGCGCGAGCTGGGCGAGCTGGAGACGCCGGTGCTGCTGACCTGCACGCTCTGCGTCTGGAAGGCGGCGGACGCGATGGTCGGCTGGCTCCTCGCGCGGCCGGGGATGGGGGACGTTCGCTCCATCAATCCCGTGGTCGGCGAGACGAACGACGGCGGGCTGAACGACATCCGCGCGCGCCCCATCACGCAGGCGGACGTGGTGCGCGCGCTGGAGACGGCGTCGCCCGGGCCGGTGGAGGAGGGCTCCGTCGGCGCCGGCGCGGGCACGATCGCGTTCGGGTGGAAGGGCGGGATCGGCACCAGCTCGCGCCGCCTTCCCGCGAACCTGGGCGGGTGGACGGTAGGCGTGCTGGTGCAGAGCAACTTCGGCGGCGTGCTGGCGATCAACGGCGCGCCCGTGGGCCGCGAGCTGGGGCGGTTCATGCTCCAGCGCGAGCTCGCCGCGCCGCAGCAGGGGCCGGGCGACCGCGGCGACGGCAGCATCATGATCGTCGTCGCCACCGACGCGCCGCTGGACGCGCGCAACCTCGATCGCCTCGCCTCCCGCGCGCTCACCGGCCTGGCGCGCACGGGGTCGGGGATGACGAACGGCTCGGGCGACTACGTCATCGCCTTCTCCACCAACCCGCAGGTGCGCCGCCGCGCGGGGACGTCGCCCGCGACGATCCAGGATCTCCCCAACGACGCGATGTCACCGCTCTTCCAGGCCGTGGCGGAGGCGACGGAAGAGGCCATCTACAACTCGCTGTTCAAGGCGACGACGGTGCGCGGGCGGGGGATGACGGTGGATGCGCTCCCCATCGACCGCACGCTCGAGGTGCTGCGGCGCTACGGCGCGCTGAACCAGGACCGCACGCTGCCGCCGGGACGCACGCAGCCGCGGCCGTAG
- a CDS encoding pinensin family lanthipeptide, protein MKKLKLNLEDLAVSSFETHTSAELRGTIRAAEATDLCSVSCTDPFSTLYKAALTFSALCNIN, encoded by the coding sequence GTGAAGAAACTGAAGCTGAACCTCGAAGACCTGGCCGTGAGCTCGTTCGAGACGCACACGTCCGCCGAGCTCCGCGGCACCATTCGCGCCGCCGAAGCGACGGATCTGTGCTCCGTGTCCTGTACCGATCCCTTCTCGACCCTCTACAAGGCTGCGTTGACGTTCAGCGCGCTCTGCAACATCAACTGA